A section of the Humulus lupulus chromosome 2, drHumLupu1.1, whole genome shotgun sequence genome encodes:
- the LOC133819519 gene encoding outer envelope pore protein 16-2, chloroplastic: MNSNSSNSSLDKRTFMDELRSFDKGGFLDLGHPLLNRIADTFVKAAGIGAVQAVSRVAYFTAFEGLDSSSSSVGSITSDVSSAAKKSRFPDLRGETNRNSLEAMVKSTGKESLQWGLAGGVYSGLTYGLAEARGAHDWKNSAVAGALTGVAVALTAEESSHEQVVQCAITGAAISTAANLLSHIF, encoded by the exons ATGAACAGtaatagtagcaatagtagtTTGGATAAGAGGACGTTCATGGATGAGCTTCGGAGCTTTGATAAAGGTGGCTTCTTAGACTTGGGCCATCCTCTCCTCAATCGCATTGCTGATACTTTCGTCAAAGCTGCTGGG ATTGGAGCTGTTCAGGCCGTATCTCGAGTAGCTTATTTTACTGCTTTTGAag GACTTGATTCTTCTTCTAGTAGTGTGGGTAGTATTACCTCAGATGTCTCATCAGCTGCCAAGAAGAGTCGATTCCCAGACCTCAGAG GTGAAACCAACAGAAATTCTCTTGAAGCCATG GTGAAGAGCACAGGAAAAGAATCATTACAATGGG gACTGGCTGGTGGAGTGTATTCAGGTCTCACCTATGGACTGGCCGAAGCTCGAGGAGCTCATGATTGG AAAAACAGTGCAGTTGCAGGAGCACTGACTGGGGTGGCGGTGGCACTTACGGCGGAGGAGTCGTCACACGAGCAAGTAGTCCAATGTGCCATAACCGGAGCTGCCATCTCCACAGCTGCAAATCTTCTCTCTCACATCTTTTAA